Proteins encoded in a region of the Dasypus novemcinctus isolate mDasNov1 chromosome 24, mDasNov1.1.hap2, whole genome shotgun sequence genome:
- the KCNS1 gene encoding delayed-rectifier potassium channel regulatory subunit KCNS1, with the protein MLMLPVQGTHFDTHCSKLLLPSPLGGRRVAAMVSESPEPGAGVPWRRSDEALRVNVGGVRRRLSARALARFPGTRLGRLQAAATEEQARRLCDDYDAAAREFYFDRHPGFFLGLLHFYRTGRLHVLDELCVFAFGQEADYWGLGEGALAACCRARYLERRVARPRAWDEDSDTPSSVDPYPDEISDVQRELARYGAARCGRLRRRLWLTMENPGYSLPSKLFSCVSIGVVLASIAAMCIHSLPEYQAREAAAAVAAVAAGRSAEDVRDDPVLRRLEYFCIAWFSFEVSSRLLLAPSTRNFFCHPLNLIDIVSVLPFYLTLLAGAALGDLSKVVQVFRLMRIFRVLKLARHSTGLRSLGATLKHSYREVGILLLYLAVGVSVFSGVAYTAEKEEHVGFDTIPACWWWGTVSMTTVGYGDVVPVTVAGKLAASGCILGGILVVALPITIIFNKFSHFYRRQKALEAAVRNSGHQEFEDVLSSVDGVSEASLETSRETSQEGRSADLEAQDPRGPPASQLY; encoded by the exons atgctaatgCTGCCAGTCCAGGGAACACACTTTGACACCCACTGCTCCAAATTGCTCCTCCCATCACCCCTGGGTG GCCGGCGCGTCGCAGCCATGGTGAGCGAGTCCCCGGAGCCCGGCGCGGGGGTCCCGTGGCGGCGAAGCGACGAGGCGCTGCGCGTGAACGTGGGCGGCGTGCGGCGGCGGCTGAGCGCGCGCGCCCTGGCGCGCTTCCCGGGCACGCGGCTGGGCCGCCTGCAGGCCGCGGCGACCGAGGAGCAGGCGCGCCGCCTGTGCGACGACTACGACGCGGCGGCGCGGGAGTTCTACTTCGACCGGCACCCGGGCTTCTTCCTGGGCCTGCTGCACTTCTACCGCACCGGGCGCCTGCACGTGCTGGACGAGCTGTGCGTCTTCGCCTTCGGCCAGGAGGCCGACTACTGGGGCCTGGGCGAGGGCGCGCTGGCCGCGTGCTGCCGCGCGCGCTACCTGGAGCGGCGCGTGGCGCGGCCGCGCGCTTGGGACGAGGACAGCGACACGCCGAGCAGCGTGGACCCGTACCCGGACGAGATCTCCGACGTGCAGCGCGAGCTGGCGCGCTATGGCGCGGCGCGCTGCGGCCGCCTGCGCCGCCGCCTCTGGCTGACCATGGAGAACCCGGGCTACTCGCTGCCCAGCAAGCTCTTCAGCTGCGTCTCCATCGGCGTGGTGCTCGCCTCCATCGCCGCCATGTGCATCCACAGCCTTCCCGAGTACCAGGCCCGCGAGGCGGCGGCGGCCGTGGCGGCGGTGGCCGCGGGCCGCAGCGCGGAGGACGTGCGCGACGACCCGGTGCTCCGGCGCCTCGAGTACTTCTGCATCGCCTGGTTCAGCTTCGAGGTGTCGTCGCGCCTCCTGCTGGCGCCCAGCACGCGCAACTTCTTCTGTCACCCGCTCAACCTCATCGACATCGTGTCCGTGCTGCCCTTCTACCTGACGCTGCTGGCCGGGGCGGCGCTCGGCGACCTGAGCAAGGTGGTGCAGGTGTTCCGCCTCATGCGCATCTTCCGCGTGCTCAAGCTGGCGCGCCACTCCACCGGGCTGCGCTCGCTGGGCGCCACGCTCAAG CACAGCTACCGTGAGGTGGGCATCCTGCTGCTGTACCTGGCCGTGGGCGTGTCCGTGTTCTCCGGAGTGGCCTACACAGCTGAGAAGGAGGAGCACGTGGGCTTCGACACCATCCCGGCCTGCTGGTGGTGGGGCACAGTGAGCATGACCACCGTGGGCTACGGGGACGTGGTGCCGGTGACGGTGGCCGGCAAGCTGGCCGCCTCGGGGTGCATCCTCGGGGGCATCCTGGTGGTTGCGCTCCCCATCACCATCATCTTCAACAAGTTCTCCCACTTCTATCGGCGCCAGAAGGCTCTGGAGGCGGCCGTGCGCAACAGTGGCCACCAGGAGTTCGAGGACGTGCTGAGCAGCGTCGACGGCGTGTCGGAGGCGTCCCTGGAGACGTCCCGGGAGACCTCTCAGGAGGGAAGGTCTGCAGACCTGGAGGCCCAGGACCCCCGTGGGCCACCAGCCTCTCAGCTGTACTAA